A segment of the Panacibacter ginsenosidivorans genome:
AATACAGGAAGGATTAATTATAAAGGGAGTTCCTACTTCAAAACAAACCCAGGAACTGGCCACGGAATTAAATATTCCTTTAGTTGATTTGAATAATGTTGACCAACTTGATATTACTGTTGATGGCGCTGATGAAATTGATCCGCAACTGCAATTGATAAAAGGCGGTGGCGGCGCATTACTGCAGGAAAAAATTGTAGCAGCCGCCTCAAAAAGAATGATCGTTATAGCAGATGAAAGCAAATACGTGCAAACACTTGGTAAATTTCCTTTACCTGTAGAAGTAATTGATTTTGGCTGGAAGCACACGATGAAACATCTACAGCAACTGGGTTGTGAAAGAATCGTACTCAGGAAAAAGGATGATAAAATATTTGTCTCAGATCATGGACATTATATACTTGATTGCTATTTTCAGCAAATAAAAGATGCCGCACAATTGCACCACCAGATAAACAATATTGCGGGTGTTGCAGAAAATGGCTTATTTATAAATATAGCAACCAGTGCTGTTATTGCATATAAGGATGGCAGTATAAAAGAAATAAACAAAAGCTGATTTTAAATAGCAGTAACCACTTCTTCTGCCAACCCAAAACTTAATGTCATTCCATTGCCACCAAGTCCATTTACAATGGTTACACCATTTTCAGGAGAATGAATAAACTCAACTTCCCCATTGGTACGTTTGGGATAAATGCCATGCCAGCTCTGGATTATGCTCCAGTCTTTGAACACAGCAAATTTTTGCATATAATCAATGATCAGTTTATTGATAAATACTTTATCAAAAGGATCAAATACCAATCCATATTCATGGCTATCCCCTATTGTCAATTCACCTTCCGCATTTTGAGACACCATTACATGAATTCCCCATTTGATATAATCAGGCATAGTTGTTTCATAATATTCTTTCAATGCAGGTAATGATGCTGCTGATTGAAAACCTTTGTAATGGATAAGAGATAAGCCACCGCATAATGATGGGCCGATGCGCCAGCCACCAGGCTGCATGATCAAACGCATCATCTGCAATTTGCTTTTCGTAAAATAATTCGCAGCAAATACTTCAGGATATAAAGTTTCAAGATCAGGACCGCTGCAGACATAAATAAGGTCAGCCTGCCATGTTTGTTTGCCTGATTTTACTGAAGGATAATTGATCTCATTTATTGCTGTATTAAAATAAAAAACAATTCCATACTTCTCTGTTATATAAGCAGGTAATTTTTCAATAGCCACTCTTGATTCAACGATCATCTCATCTTCATTCCATAAAGCGCCTTTTAATTCGAAAGGATTTACTGCTTCACTTTTTTGCAATGCCTGATTAGCAGTGATTGCAGCAATTGGTCTGTGTGCTTTCTCGGCTTCTGCTATTTCCTGCAGCACTTTCCATTCAAGATCGTTATAAGCAAGATGCAAACTGCCTACTTCATTGTGCCACAAACCCGCTTCGGTGCAAACCTTTTTCCAGATTGCTTTTGAACGTAATGCTCTTTCATACAATTTACCAACAGGCTGACCGATGGGCCACACCATACCAAAATTTCTTACCGATGCACCAACTGCTTTTTCGTTTCTTTCAAAGACAGTTACAGCAAACCCATTTTCAGCAAGGCTTCTTGCCATGGCAAGACCAACAATACCGGCACCAATTACAATCGCATTTTTCTTAGCCATAAAAAGTAGGAGCTATTGATTGAACAGATAAAAATTTTCGTTTAAAATAAATAGCAGCAACTGCTGTTCCGGCAATGCCAACAACAGAAATAAATATTACTGCATGCGTAAAAAAACTTGTCCAGGAAAGTTGCACACCGATAAATTCTTTTGCAAACAAGATCGCCACACTCCCTAAATAACCAAACGCATCTGCTATATACATCAGGAAACCAATATTACTTTTCATTCTGTATGTAGCAATCATACGTTCAAAATACAAAGCATTGAATGGAACATAACTCAGGTATAATCCTGTCCCAATCATTGTCATCCATGTAATGGGACCTACATAATGACCCATAAACAAAAAAGTAAATAATAATGCTAAAGCATAACCACCAATAACGAGGTAATGGTTGATCATAAAAGCTTTAAAATTATTCTTCACTAATATCAGCAGGCTCATGCATAACAATACGATCAGCGAAACAGGTATTTCTGTAATAGTAAAAATAGAAGCATTATTACCATATCCTAATTCAGTGTAGAGTTCATTTGCAAAATTATCCCTGAAGTCCCTGAGTATTGTTAATAGAACATAAGTGATAACAATGGTAACTATACCCGGCATAAACATTGTAAGAAAAGCTTTGCGTTCTTCTTTAGTCATAGGAGGCCTCACACTTCGCAGTGCAATATCTTTTTCCGTTGGTGGTGGCACATGATTCAAAAGCCATACAAACAAAAGCATGGGCAAAACAAATAATCCACCCGTTATAAAAGGCATCCACATCTCAGTTATATGCCAATCAAGTAAAATAGATTTACCTACTGTTTTTACAACACCGGAAGAAAATATAAAACTAATAGATAATACTGCACCCATAAATTCCGTGGCTCTTCTTCCTTCAAGAAAACTAAATACAAGGCCCCATACCATACCTAATGGAAAACCATTAAGCAAAAGAAAAATAATATTATATGGCGCAGGAACTATTGCAAATAGTAATAAAGACATCCATGCCGTAATAATAAGTTTGATAATAGTTACAGCCCGCTTCTCCCCTGTCATGGATGAAATAAAACGAATGCCATAAAATTTACTCAGCATATAACCAATAACCTGTGCAGTAACCAGCCAAACTTTATAATCAATATTCAAATATTCTATCCCGCTAAAACCAGCAGCAGTAAAGGGTTTGCGAAAAGCATACATACAGAAGTACACACAAAAAGAAACAAGCGCTGCATAGCCAGATAGTGCCCATACAGGGGCTTTCTCTAATTTCCTTTTAAGTGGTTGCGATATAAACATCTATTATATGTACTTAGCGGTGGAATTACTATTTAGCTTTTGTTGCGTCGCACGCTTGTACACAAGCAAAAGTTTCAGCGGTTTACGAGTTAAAATGTTCACGAGTTCTCTGCATTTGAACAACGGGTAAACTTGTAAACATTGCTCAATAAAGTTCCGAACGATGAAGTGATTGCGACGCAACAACCGGTGCCATGAAAACCGAAAGCCTGTAACAAAATTATTTTTCAATGATCCCTATCAACTCTTTCAAATCATCAATAATAAAATCGGGGTGATAAGGTAATAATGCTTCTCCTGTAAAAGCACCTGTTGTTATTCCTATTGAATATAAACAACCTGCATTCTTTCCTTCATTCACATCTACTTCAGTATCTCCGATTTTAATAACATGTTTTGGATCTGCTACGCCTGCAGCCTGCATCATTTTTTGAATCATGTATGGCTGTGGTCTGCCTGCTGGCACTTCGTTACTGCAAACTACATAATCAATTTTACCATCTTTTAGCCAACGCAATCTTTCGATAATAACATTGGTGATGTGCGTAGAGAACCCTGTATCAAGACCAACCTTTATATCATGCGCTTTTAGCCAGGCAAATATTTCTTCTGCATGTGGCAATGGTTCTAACTGTGGTGCATTATAATAATATTGTACCATCAGTTCAATAAACCGGTCATGAATAATATTGATGTATTCTGCTGTAATGCCCGCCACATCTGATTCGTATTCTTCCAGCATCATTCTTATTGCCTCAGGTTTTTTATACCCCATCAGCGGATAGATTTTTTCATGTGGAATATCATAACCTCTTTCTTTCATCGCATCATGAAATGCCGCAGCAATCTCACCATTGTCTCTTACGGTAGTGCCTGCAATGTCAAATACTACAAGCTGAATATTTTTATACATTAACTTCTTTCTTTTAAATATTCATGAATCAAATGACGGAAATGATTGAGTGGCAGCATGATCATTTCATGATTCTTTGCACATTCATCCCATAAACGCACTTTAATAATATCATCAAAATAAGGATGTTGTTTAAACAAAATAATTTCTGTTTCACTCATGGGGCCGCCCTGCCACATATTCAATGTTTGCAAACTCGCTTCTGATAATTTATCCTTATAGGAGGGATCTGTTGCAACAAGATAACGTTTTGCATCAACATGTTTTTCTACCATTGCGCAAACACGCTCCGCAAAACCTTTACGACGTAAGTATTCTCCACCAAGCCCTTCGTGATTTACCACACCATATCCACCCATTGCATCTGTGTTTTGTTCATGACGTAATAAATGGCCAACGTCATGCAAGAATGCGCCTAATATCAATTCCATATCACCACATTCTTCCATTGCCTGCATGGCACATTGTATCATGTGTGATGTTTGCGATACGGGTTCACCATCATAATCTTCGTTACCGTAATTCTCAAAAAGGTGCATAATCTCATTCGTAACCATATCTGCTTTACTCATGTAACAATTATTTAAGTATAGTACCAATAGGCTGCATTACTGGATGCGCAGGTGTAAAATTAAGCCCAAGCAATGCTGCAATGCTTGTTGCAATTTGTCTTTGGTATAACAGCTCCGTGTTAGTTGCTTCGCCGGTTGGCTTTGTATCAGGGCCCATCGCTGCAATCCATATCTGGCCTGCATCTGCTATGTCTTTACCATGAGAGGTCCATTGTTCTTTTATAGCATCACCCCGACCATGATCACAGGTAACAATCAATGTTGTTTTGTTTTTATATTCAGGCATTGACTGCAAAGTATTCCAAAGATCAGCAATCATGGCATCTTCTGCATGTGCACTTTTCAAATATTGATCATACATACCCGAGTGTGCAAAATCATCCGTTTCATCGAAAGCAACATACAGCACTTTTGGTTTGTTTTCTTTGAGATATGTTTTTGCTGCGAGGTAAGTATTGACATCCAAACGAACATCAATCGGCTTGGCTGAAAGAAATTGCAGATCATTCAACAACTGAAAAGAAGGCGATGAAAAATTAAATGTGTCCACACCTGCATTTACATAAATATTACTGCGCCATTTATTGAGTATGTATGGAAAACAATCCCAGGTTGCAAATGCTGCAACCTTGCCTGTATAACCTTTTTGTTTGTTGATAAACTCCAACACATTTTCATTCTTATTTGGAATCTTATCGTTGGAATTTACAGCCGTATCAGGATAGCCTGTAAAAATTTCATTGTAGCCGGGATATGAGAATTTATAGGGATTTGCATTGTTTACTTCACTGCCTTTTGTGCGGTTGCCATACAGTTGACCATGCTGTGCAACAGTGTTCCAAAGAAATGGAAACAGTTTTGCGCGACGTTCATTTATATCATTACTCCAGAAATTTTTTGTTATCTGCCCGGAATCGCTGGTAAATTTTTTGTTGACGATGATAGCAGAATCAACCCCTTTAAACACTTCCTGCCAGCGCATACCATCGAGAGTAACGATGACCACATTTTCTGTTTTATGCTGGGCAAAAGAATGCAGCACGATAACAATAAAAAATACTATTGAAAATATTTTCTTCATTTGTGTCAGTTATTTTTTTGAGCCAAACTTTTTTTTATTACTCATCGTTCCTTGCGTCGCACTCCTGTACTGAAGATCAGGTTTCAGCTAAATACAGTTGCAACTGAATGCTGATGCCTGATAGTCCATACCTATCTGAACGTACAAGTGAGTGACACAACCAAAGCTTAATATTTTTACTAAAGCCGGGAACATAAAAACAAAACGAAAGTTAATGAAAAGAGGCAAAGC
Coding sequences within it:
- the rpiA gene encoding ribose-5-phosphate isomerase RpiA encodes the protein MSDQNIAKKKAGEYAATLIEPGMTIGIGTGSTVYFFIQALAKKIQEGLIIKGVPTSKQTQELATELNIPLVDLNNVDQLDITVDGADEIDPQLQLIKGGGGALLQEKIVAAASKRMIVIADESKYVQTLGKFPLPVEVIDFGWKHTMKHLQQLGCERIVLRKKDDKIFVSDHGHYILDCYFQQIKDAAQLHHQINNIAGVAENGLFINIATSAVIAYKDGSIKEINKS
- a CDS encoding TIGR03364 family FAD-dependent oxidoreductase; the encoded protein is MAKKNAIVIGAGIVGLAMARSLAENGFAVTVFERNEKAVGASVRNFGMVWPIGQPVGKLYERALRSKAIWKKVCTEAGLWHNEVGSLHLAYNDLEWKVLQEIAEAEKAHRPIAAITANQALQKSEAVNPFELKGALWNEDEMIVESRVAIEKLPAYITEKYGIVFYFNTAINEINYPSVKSGKQTWQADLIYVCSGPDLETLYPEVFAANYFTKSKLQMMRLIMQPGGWRIGPSLCGGLSLIHYKGFQSAASLPALKEYYETTMPDYIKWGIHVMVSQNAEGELTIGDSHEYGLVFDPFDKVFINKLIIDYMQKFAVFKDWSIIQSWHGIYPKRTNGEVEFIHSPENGVTIVNGLGGNGMTLSFGLAEEVVTAI
- a CDS encoding DUF5690 family protein, translating into MFISQPLKRKLEKAPVWALSGYAALVSFCVYFCMYAFRKPFTAAGFSGIEYLNIDYKVWLVTAQVIGYMLSKFYGIRFISSMTGEKRAVTIIKLIITAWMSLLLFAIVPAPYNIIFLLLNGFPLGMVWGLVFSFLEGRRATEFMGAVLSISFIFSSGVVKTVGKSILLDWHITEMWMPFITGGLFVLPMLLFVWLLNHVPPPTEKDIALRSVRPPMTKEERKAFLTMFMPGIVTIVITYVLLTILRDFRDNFANELYTELGYGNNASIFTITEIPVSLIVLLCMSLLILVKNNFKAFMINHYLVIGGYALALLFTFLFMGHYVGPITWMTMIGTGLYLSYVPFNALYFERMIATYRMKSNIGFLMYIADAFGYLGSVAILFAKEFIGVQLSWTSFFTHAVIFISVVGIAGTAVAAIYFKRKFLSVQSIAPTFYG
- a CDS encoding HAD-IA family hydrolase, with product MYKNIQLVVFDIAGTTVRDNGEIAAAFHDAMKERGYDIPHEKIYPLMGYKKPEAIRMMLEEYESDVAGITAEYINIIHDRFIELMVQYYYNAPQLEPLPHAEEIFAWLKAHDIKVGLDTGFSTHITNVIIERLRWLKDGKIDYVVCSNEVPAGRPQPYMIQKMMQAAGVADPKHVIKIGDTEVDVNEGKNAGCLYSIGITTGAFTGEALLPYHPDFIIDDLKELIGIIEK
- a CDS encoding HD domain-containing protein — protein: MSKADMVTNEIMHLFENYGNEDYDGEPVSQTSHMIQCAMQAMEECGDMELILGAFLHDVGHLLRHEQNTDAMGGYGVVNHEGLGGEYLRRKGFAERVCAMVEKHVDAKRYLVATDPSYKDKLSEASLQTLNMWQGGPMSETEIILFKQHPYFDDIIKVRLWDECAKNHEMIMLPLNHFRHLIHEYLKERS
- a CDS encoding alkaline phosphatase family protein, coding for MKKIFSIVFFIVIVLHSFAQHKTENVVIVTLDGMRWQEVFKGVDSAIIVNKKFTSDSGQITKNFWSNDINERRAKLFPFLWNTVAQHGQLYGNRTKGSEVNNANPYKFSYPGYNEIFTGYPDTAVNSNDKIPNKNENVLEFINKQKGYTGKVAAFATWDCFPYILNKWRSNIYVNAGVDTFNFSSPSFQLLNDLQFLSAKPIDVRLDVNTYLAAKTYLKENKPKVLYVAFDETDDFAHSGMYDQYLKSAHAEDAMIADLWNTLQSMPEYKNKTTLIVTCDHGRGDAIKEQWTSHGKDIADAGQIWIAAMGPDTKPTGEATNTELLYQRQIATSIAALLGLNFTPAHPVMQPIGTILK